From Arcticibacter tournemirensis, one genomic window encodes:
- a CDS encoding VOC family protein: protein MECTFGVENIDETIEKVKAYGGHVLMQKTAIPYVGYIAKFLDTEGNLICGMQYDNSAR, encoded by the coding sequence TTGGAATGCACATTTGGCGTTGAGAACATAGATGAAACCATTGAAAAAGTAAAAGCCTATGGCGGACACGTACTAATGCAAAAGACAGCTATTCCCTATGTAGGTTACATTGCCAAGTTTTTGGACACGGAGGGAAATTTGATCTGCGGAATGCAATACGACAATTCAGCAAGATGA
- a CDS encoding VOC family protein, which yields MKNKMTHFAIHIDHIERAEKFYAGVFEWGFNSYGQDDFLQIKADKSENGELIGAMQ from the coding sequence ATGAAAAACAAAATGACACATTTTGCCATTCACATTGACCACATTGAACGGGCAGAAAAATTTTATGCCGGAGTTTTTGAATGGGGTTTCAACTCTTATGGTCAAGACGACTTTTTACAGATCAAGGCGGACAAGTCTGAGAATGGAGAACTAATTGGAGCAATGCAATGA
- a CDS encoding DUF2007-related protein, whose translation MDNKDEFNPVEVFAGDYWEASIIKEILEDNNIRVFFKDEIMGSILPYYVAAGGAGAVKIVVSKSEEEASLRLIKEYKEG comes from the coding sequence ATGGACAACAAAGATGAATTCAATCCGGTAGAGGTATTTGCCGGAGATTATTGGGAAGCCAGTATCATCAAAGAGATTCTTGAAGACAACAACATTCGTGTTTTCTTTAAAGATGAAATAATGGGAAGTATCTTACCATACTATGTCGCCGCAGGCGGAGCAGGTGCCGTGAAAATAGTGGTTTCGAAAAGTGAAGAAGAAGCATCATTGAGGCTTATAAAGGAGTACAAGGAAGGCTAA
- a CDS encoding TlpA family protein disulfide reductase — protein MKRSFTLFILSLITGICQAQTIDTSALHILQKSFDKLAAMKTIHYRITMVDTMKRENSFHVSWFTVNGTIKKNAYWHLRLENKAEWLVRGDTLYKKETPDAQVVFTKDWDRHKVGSSSIHSILGTTRPRLDKSLALLKFVRDTSAGEFYVIDESYNFSSEDRKGDSKVNRYFIDKKSLFAYRRIMHGMFMDEGKEAIDIYDFSVSLDTNPVAFKPAVFFDTPAVEESDRFETLKTGTVSPLFKATDLRTGKRISLNALKGKVIVLDFWYLSCYPCRQLMPKLQKLQDKFGKENVLVVGINPRDVDSKTIIKFLNEKHISYPQYYQTEKWVGWDYKLQAFPTTLVLGKDGKVKLVETGFGEATESNLENAIKKELETKIHTN, from the coding sequence ATGAAAAGATCATTCACCTTATTTATCCTTAGCCTAATTACCGGTATTTGTCAGGCTCAAACAATTGACACCTCTGCTTTGCATATCCTGCAAAAAAGCTTCGATAAACTTGCGGCCATGAAAACCATCCATTACCGAATAACGATGGTAGATACCATGAAAAGGGAGAATAGTTTCCATGTCAGCTGGTTCACAGTAAATGGTACTATTAAAAAGAATGCGTATTGGCACCTTCGCCTGGAGAATAAAGCAGAATGGCTTGTTCGTGGCGATACGTTGTATAAAAAAGAAACTCCAGATGCTCAGGTTGTTTTCACTAAAGACTGGGACAGACACAAAGTAGGATCTTCCAGTATTCATAGTATACTGGGTACGACCCGACCTCGGCTGGATAAAAGCCTTGCTTTGCTCAAGTTTGTTCGGGATACATCCGCAGGGGAATTTTATGTTATCGACGAAAGCTACAATTTCAGTTCTGAAGATAGAAAAGGGGATTCGAAAGTGAACCGATATTTTATCGATAAAAAAAGCCTGTTCGCTTATAGGAGAATAATGCATGGAATGTTTATGGATGAAGGTAAGGAGGCGATAGATATTTATGATTTCTCTGTATCGCTTGATACTAACCCGGTTGCCTTTAAACCTGCGGTATTTTTTGATACCCCTGCCGTGGAGGAGAGCGACCGCTTTGAAACACTAAAAACCGGTACCGTATCGCCGCTTTTTAAAGCAACGGATTTGAGAACAGGAAAAAGGATTAGTCTTAATGCGCTCAAAGGGAAAGTGATAGTGTTGGATTTCTGGTATCTTTCCTGTTATCCCTGCAGGCAACTGATGCCTAAACTGCAAAAACTACAAGATAAATTCGGGAAAGAAAATGTGCTTGTTGTTGGTATAAATCCCCGGGACGTCGATTCTAAAACAATTATTAAGTTCTTAAACGAAAAGCATATTAGCTATCCGCAGTACTATCAAACGGAGAAGTGGGTAGGCTGGGATTATAAATTACAGGCTTTTCCAACTACTTTAGTCCTCGGCAAAGATGGCAAAGTAAAGCTGGTAGAGACTGGATTTGGTGAAGCCACAGAGAGCAACCTGGAAAATGCTATTAAAAAAGAGCTTGAAACTAAGATCCATACTAATTAA
- a CDS encoding DMP19 family protein, giving the protein MRILPTSLHPSEYLYLTISKIDKTSDSRLIQVVFRNIREKIKSLADDEYQAVSSLSKSRQAIYVIWHLQAEVNNGGFNQFYFNPVGKYAHLAPQALSHVGANKFSQLVVKANMTYEDYYDKITCQQDGTIEGFSRSYNDNPLNELDRQFYQLYSKEDLTAILIHFIRTHKQDFSDCPDDSC; this is encoded by the coding sequence ATGCGCATCCTTCCAACGTCGCTTCATCCATCCGAGTACCTTTATTTAACAATCAGCAAGATTGATAAAACCTCTGATAGCCGTCTGATTCAAGTTGTTTTCCGTAATATTCGTGAGAAGATAAAATCACTCGCAGACGACGAGTACCAAGCAGTGTCTTCACTATCGAAGTCAAGACAGGCAATCTATGTGATTTGGCATTTACAAGCCGAAGTAAATAACGGAGGCTTTAACCAGTTCTATTTTAATCCGGTGGGAAAGTATGCACATCTGGCGCCACAAGCACTCTCTCATGTAGGAGCAAACAAGTTCTCGCAGCTTGTGGTAAAAGCAAACATGACATATGAAGATTATTACGATAAGATAACCTGTCAACAGGACGGCACAATTGAAGGTTTCAGCAGATCATATAACGACAACCCCTTAAATGAGTTAGACAGGCAATTCTACCAGCTATATAGCAAAGAAGACCTCACTGCGATTCTTATTCACTTCATAAGAACCCATAAACAAGATTTCAGCGATTGCCCCGACGATTCCTGCTGA
- a CDS encoding DUF4332 domain-containing protein, with protein sequence MKKRVEYKLTSAEKQVLKAQRLTQKQMQSMAADEVAAALKASPERTRELLALAEFQRIPSLGINFAEELIAQGYYSLEQLRGRTAVELFDAFERHAGAWADPCVEDSYRLLVHFIEHSDTGKRWWDFTEERKGGLNTFSVSRSVSRSFSAFVKFGNLSESKLFSIGLIEPFLWLKELFFILLLSLLGRGAGGCSFYPTANLE encoded by the coding sequence ATGAAAAAGAGGGTTGAGTATAAGCTTACATCGGCAGAGAAACAGGTGCTGAAGGCCCAAAGGCTTACGCAGAAACAGATGCAGAGCATGGCCGCGGATGAGGTAGCTGCCGCCCTGAAGGCTTCTCCCGAACGGACCCGTGAGCTACTGGCGCTGGCGGAATTTCAGCGCATTCCTTCGCTGGGTATCAACTTCGCGGAAGAACTGATCGCCCAGGGCTATTATTCGCTGGAACAGTTGCGGGGCAGGACGGCCGTCGAACTGTTCGACGCTTTCGAGCGGCATGCGGGGGCCTGGGCCGATCCCTGTGTGGAAGACTCCTACCGCCTGCTGGTGCATTTCATCGAGCATAGCGATACAGGCAAACGCTGGTGGGATTTCACGGAAGAGCGCAAGGGCGGCCTAAATACTTTCTCAGTATCAAGGTCTGTTTCAAGATCTTTTTCGGCTTTTGTAAAATTTGGTAATTTATCAGAAAGTAAATTGTTTTCTATTGGCCTGATAGAGCCCTTCCTTTGGTTAAAAGAACTATTTTTTATCCTATTGTTGTCATTATTGGGACGGGGGGCTGGGGGGTGTTCGTTTTACCCCACCGCCAACTTAGAGTAA
- a CDS encoding winged helix-turn-helix domain-containing protein: protein MYLEIVKILYHHRFRSLSRKELLIQAWGNDDFFSSRSMDVFISKLRRYLTLDPRIRIINQKGVGYKLIC, encoded by the coding sequence ATGTATTTAGAAATAGTAAAGATACTTTATCACCACCGCTTTCGATCCCTGAGCAGAAAAGAATTATTAATACAAGCCTGGGGAAACGATGATTTCTTTAGCTCACGTAGCATGGATGTCTTCATCTCAAAATTAAGGAGGTACCTCACCCTGGACCCGCGTATCAGAATCATTAATCAGAAGGGTGTAGGATATAAGTTAATTTGTTAA
- a CDS encoding DUF4332 domain-containing protein produces MKKTVDYKLTAAEKQALKAQRITQKQMQEMAPDEVAAALQASSERIRELQALAEFQRIPSLGVNFAEELIAQGYYSLEQLRGRTAVELFDAFERHAGVWADPCVEDSYRLLVHFIKHGDTGKRWWDFTAERKAYRARYGFPANRPSKAWYETEAYPKMKAYLQSK; encoded by the coding sequence ATGAAAAAGACGGTTGATTATAAACTTACAGCGGCAGAGAAACAGGCGCTGAAGGCGCAGAGGATTACGCAGAAACAGATGCAGGAGATGGCTCCGGATGAGGTGGCTGCCGCCCTGCAGGCTTCCTCCGAACGGATCCGCGAGCTACAGGCGCTGGCTGAATTTCAGCGCATTCCTTCGCTGGGGGTCAACTTCGCGGAAGAACTGATCGCCCAGGGCTATTATTCGCTGGAACAGTTGCGGGGCAGGACGGCAGTCGAACTGTTCGACGCTTTCGAGCGGCATGCGGGCGTCTGGGCCGATCCCTGTGTGGAAGATTCCTACCGCCTGCTGGTGCATTTCATCAAGCATGGCGATACCGGCAAACGCTGGTGGGATTTCACGGCAGAACGCAAGGCTTACCGTGCCCGGTACGGCTTCCCGGCCAACCGGCCGTCAAAAGCCTGGTATGAAACCGAAGCTTATCCGAAAATGAAAGCTTATCTGCAAAGCAAGTAG
- a CDS encoding oxidoreductase has protein sequence MAKTVLVTGASSGIGKATATLLAQSGYVVYGAARRINRLKALSEYGVKPVTLDVTSDDSIVSCVNLITSEAGGIDILINSAGLGSYGALEDVPIAEAKNQLEINLFGAARLIQLALPGMRKKKFGKIVNLSSIGGKVGLPMGCWYHASKFAIEGLSDSLRNEVRQFGVDVIVVEPGGTKTGMMDIGGDDLMRVSGHTEYSKLAAALKRSYENMEKNSSDPLVIAKLIRKSIEAKVPKARYAGGAMAKPMLLLRKMLPDRLFDKMLMAQMK, from the coding sequence ATGGCAAAAACAGTATTAGTAACGGGAGCGTCGTCGGGTATAGGTAAGGCAACTGCAACTTTGCTTGCACAAAGTGGATATGTTGTCTATGGTGCGGCGCGGAGAATCAACAGGTTAAAAGCTTTAAGTGAATATGGTGTAAAGCCGGTGACGTTGGATGTTACCAGTGATGACAGTATTGTTAGTTGCGTGAACCTTATAACTTCGGAAGCAGGAGGCATAGATATTCTCATTAATTCGGCCGGTTTGGGGTCTTATGGAGCACTGGAAGACGTTCCGATAGCAGAGGCAAAAAACCAATTAGAGATCAATTTATTCGGAGCGGCCCGATTGATTCAACTCGCATTACCGGGCATGCGCAAGAAAAAGTTTGGGAAAATTGTCAACCTTTCATCAATAGGAGGCAAAGTTGGCCTGCCAATGGGTTGCTGGTATCACGCCAGTAAGTTTGCTATAGAAGGACTAAGTGATTCGCTGCGTAACGAGGTGAGGCAGTTCGGCGTTGATGTAATTGTGGTTGAGCCGGGGGGCACTAAAACAGGAATGATGGATATTGGCGGCGATGACCTAATGAGGGTTTCTGGCCACACAGAATATAGTAAATTAGCAGCGGCGTTGAAAAGGTCGTATGAGAATATGGAGAAGAACTCTTCCGATCCTTTGGTCATCGCAAAGCTGATCAGGAAAAGCATTGAAGCAAAAGTACCAAAGGCGAGGTATGCAGGCGGCGCTATGGCGAAACCGATGCTGCTTTTAAGAAAAATGTTACCTGACAGGCTATTTGACAAAATGTTGATGGCACAAATGAAATGA
- a CDS encoding DUF2975 domain-containing protein has translation MKNNKNVLSFDNNLNLATMSKTNKFVFWGLYIVAWLIFVGLSIEAGGLTVNFFFSLYKPEFVQNLYQKLDLTEMYNSRRLAFFGTYGFILTISILKACLFYTVITLMHKMDFSKPFHSFVSRQISKISYYTLSIGLLSYIARQFVKNLVHHSFVPDNLNQFWADSQAFILMGAVIYIIATIFKKGVDIQNENDLTV, from the coding sequence TTGAAAAACAATAAAAATGTATTATCTTTCGACAATAATCTAAATTTAGCAACGATGTCAAAAACAAACAAATTCGTATTTTGGGGCTTATATATTGTGGCTTGGCTCATTTTTGTAGGCTTGTCTATTGAAGCAGGAGGCTTAACAGTAAATTTCTTTTTCAGTCTTTACAAGCCCGAATTCGTTCAAAATCTTTATCAAAAGTTGGACTTAACAGAAATGTACAACAGCAGAAGATTAGCTTTTTTCGGTACCTATGGCTTTATTCTAACTATTTCAATTTTAAAAGCCTGCTTATTTTATACAGTCATCACACTAATGCACAAAATGGATTTTTCAAAACCATTCCACAGCTTTGTTTCCAGGCAAATTTCAAAAATCAGTTACTACACCCTTTCAATTGGACTGTTGAGTTACATCGCCAGGCAGTTCGTTAAAAATTTAGTGCATCACAGTTTTGTTCCCGACAACTTAAATCAATTTTGGGCAGACAGTCAAGCATTCATTTTGATGGGAGCTGTAATCTATATCATTGCGACTATTTTCAAAAAAGGGGTAGATATTCAAAACGAAAACGACTTAACCGTATAA
- a CDS encoding DUF4180 domain-containing protein, translating to MNVNSHIINNKKIAEVGEDGVFIKRAEDALDLLGDLYYQGFDGIIIREQNITPDFFDLKTGMAGEILQKFSNYRVRLAIIGDFSSYKAKSICDFIYESNKTGHINFLSSMEEALKKISNTTP from the coding sequence ATGAATGTAAACAGTCATATCATAAATAATAAAAAGATAGCAGAAGTAGGAGAAGACGGTGTTTTTATTAAAAGAGCCGAAGACGCTCTCGATCTGTTGGGCGATCTTTATTATCAGGGATTCGACGGAATAATTATCCGTGAGCAGAATATTACTCCCGATTTTTTTGATTTAAAAACCGGCATGGCCGGTGAAATTCTACAGAAGTTCTCCAACTATCGAGTCAGGCTTGCCATCATAGGCGATTTTTCATCCTACAAGGCAAAAAGCATCTGCGACTTTATTTATGAAAGTAACAAAACCGGTCATATCAATTTTCTGAGCTCCATGGAGGAAGCTTTGAAGAAAATATCTAATACAACACCATGA
- a CDS encoding Fic family protein, translating to MSFPASGEVTPQVTPQVTPQVERLLAVITGEHNRQELQDLLGLSDRKNFRTKYLNPAIDAGLLNLLDPENPTTSKQRYMLTELGKQYSSWLKKTITS from the coding sequence ATGTCGTTCCCTGCTTCAGGAGAGGTTACCCCCCAGGTTACCCCCCAGGTTACCCCCCAGGTCGAACGTTTGTTGGCGGTAATTACAGGAGAGCACAACAGACAGGAGTTGCAAGATTTACTTGGATTATCCGACAGGAAGAATTTCAGGACCAAATATTTAAATCCGGCAATAGACGCAGGACTGCTCAACTTATTAGACCCCGAAAATCCAACAACGAGTAAGCAGCGGTACATGCTGACAGAACTAGGCAAGCAATATTCTTCATGGCTAAAAAAGACGATAACTTCATAA
- a CDS encoding DUF3667 domain-containing protein, with protein MTTCKNCNAEVNFNYCPACGKPSNLKRIDRHYIMHEIEHVLHLERGILYSVRELLVSPGRSVRHFITEDRSRLVKPVIFIIITSLVYSLLNHFFHIEDEYVEFNENQKTTTGLLFNWVQGHYGYANIIMGIFIAFWAKVFFRKYHYNLFEILILLCFVMGMGMLFMAVFAVIEGVAHLNVMSIAGYLVVIYSSWAIGQFFDGKKAGNYMKAFASYILGMLSFLLLIVAAGSLIDAVIRH; from the coding sequence ATGACTACTTGTAAAAATTGCAATGCTGAAGTGAATTTCAATTACTGTCCCGCTTGCGGAAAACCTTCAAACCTGAAAAGAATTGACCGGCATTATATCATGCATGAAATTGAACACGTTTTACATCTGGAACGCGGAATTCTATATTCTGTAAGAGAACTTTTAGTAAGCCCGGGCAGAAGTGTCAGGCATTTTATTACGGAAGACAGAAGCAGGCTGGTAAAACCGGTTATTTTTATCATTATAACGTCTTTGGTGTATTCACTTCTGAACCATTTCTTTCACATTGAGGATGAATACGTAGAGTTTAACGAAAACCAGAAAACAACGACCGGGCTTCTTTTTAATTGGGTACAGGGACACTACGGCTACGCAAACATTATCATGGGAATATTTATAGCTTTCTGGGCAAAAGTATTTTTCCGAAAATATCATTATAACCTTTTTGAGATTTTGATCCTCTTGTGCTTTGTTATGGGAATGGGCATGTTATTTATGGCTGTTTTTGCAGTTATTGAGGGAGTTGCCCACCTTAACGTGATGTCGATTGCCGGATATTTAGTGGTCATTTATAGCTCCTGGGCTATAGGCCAGTTCTTTGACGGAAAAAAAGCAGGAAATTACATGAAGGCCTTCGCCTCTTACATACTGGGAATGTTAAGCTTCCTGCTTTTAATCGTGGCAGCTGGAAGCTTAATTGATGCTGTTATCCGGCATTGA
- a CDS encoding helix-turn-helix domain-containing protein: MPIIVNLDVMMAKRKMSLNELSEKVELTLSNLSILKTGKAKAIRFSTLEAICKALDCQPADILEYVNEKNQ; encoded by the coding sequence ATGCCAATCATTGTAAACTTAGACGTGATGATGGCAAAGCGAAAAATGTCGCTTAATGAGCTATCTGAAAAAGTGGAGCTAACCCTTTCAAATCTTTCCATTTTAAAAACAGGAAAAGCAAAAGCCATTCGCTTTAGCACATTAGAGGCGATTTGCAAGGCTTTAGACTGTCAGCCTGCTGATATTTTAGAATATGTAAACGAGAAAAATCAGTAA
- a CDS encoding Crp/Fnr family transcriptional regulator, whose product MDQMIDYLLQFGQLNQHQIDLIKSKALLKSIEKDAYYQEAGKIPKEVIFLIKGIMRVCYYNKNGDEITKYFLDEGHFIADIHNFNQGTPSTEYLQAITDCEYVVLSKRSLEELSLTIIGWDAIISKVTAKGLADKINRISPMMAEDAKERYQNFLRDFPTMANRIPLSYLASYLGITQSSLSRIRRGVI is encoded by the coding sequence ATGGACCAAATGATTGATTACCTTTTACAATTCGGCCAATTAAATCAGCACCAGATCGATCTGATAAAAAGCAAAGCTCTTCTGAAAAGCATCGAAAAGGACGCATATTATCAGGAGGCCGGAAAGATTCCAAAAGAAGTTATCTTTTTGATCAAGGGTATAATGCGGGTTTGTTATTATAACAAAAACGGCGATGAAATCACAAAGTATTTCCTGGATGAGGGCCACTTTATCGCTGATATCCATAATTTCAACCAGGGTACCCCCTCAACCGAATACCTGCAGGCGATCACCGATTGCGAATATGTCGTTTTATCTAAACGATCACTTGAAGAACTTTCACTTACAATTATTGGATGGGATGCGATCATCTCGAAAGTAACCGCCAAAGGATTGGCTGATAAGATCAACCGGATCAGCCCGATGATGGCAGAAGACGCTAAAGAGCGGTACCAGAATTTTTTGAGAGATTTTCCAACCATGGCGAACAGAATCCCGCTCTCTTATCTGGCATCATATTTAGGAATAACACAGTCATCACTCAGCCGAATAAGAAGAGGAGTAATTTAA
- a CDS encoding histidine kinase dimerization/phospho-acceptor domain-containing protein, with protein MIKLIISQKQLPEIKNDFIANISHELQTPITTSLTAVQGLQYYEILNDPDRHKCI; from the coding sequence ATGATAAAGTTAATCATCAGCCAAAAGCAACTACCCGAGATAAAGAACGACTTTATAGCAAACATCTCTCACGAACTTCAAACACCCATAACCACATCGCTCACTGCAGTTCAGGGGCTTCAATATTATGAAATCCTGAATGATCCTGATAGACACAAATGTATTTAG